From a region of the Leucoraja erinacea ecotype New England chromosome 6, Leri_hhj_1, whole genome shotgun sequence genome:
- the LOC129697933 gene encoding uncharacterized protein LOC129697933: MNRGPGAKVLVTNSDEKAVATSCVFCEREGHSLHKCYKFMDETVSERVKFVQERKLCFGCLKSGHRSKECENRMICNTCERRHPTCLHDNRTKEGRMLTRPNEARDRERSTEGKMNRSQDKTTRTSPEATSNRVIQHVKDTHTSTIIPVWVSATSEPNREVLVYALLDTQSDTTFLLEDTAKALHVKNEPVQLKLSTMASRNTVVSCRKLTGLQVRGFYSDKIIQLPVTYTREFIPANRDHIPSPETAKAWPHLEHIADDIAPHQSCDVGLLIGYNCPQALVPRQVLPGEENQPFALKTDLGWSVVGYGNLCLDYGDAIGVSHQVIVKQVISGIQSSSNLTSEVHYVCRTQIKEVVSPAAVIKVLEADFVERISEEGNISQEDLRFLSRMEKGIRLKEDGHYEMPLPFKKERPNLPDNKICAIHRLRCLERKLKRNEQYYKDYKTFMDETITRGDAEKVSQEDVSKAPAWYIPHHGVYHPQKPGKIRVVFDCSARYQETALNDHLLTGPELTNTLLGVLCRFRRGPVAIMCDIERMFHQFHVKAEDQDYLRFLWWENGNLEAQPSIYRMKVHLFGAVSSPGCANFGLKHLAAEGRGRFSEDTIQFIQKNFYVDDGLASVASERQAIKLVKEARELCSTGKLWLHKFISNSKEVLATIPKEECAEAAKDLDMALGEQHMDRALGVQWSVASDEFQFRVIVKENPFTQRGVLSTVASVYDPLGFVAPFILVGKQILQQMCRDKLSWDNTLPDDLLPLWESWLQDLKNLAGVKIWRCYAPPSFNVQHYELHHFSDASVTGYGVCSYRRAVSTSGEVHCT, from the coding sequence ATGAACAGAGGTCCTGGAGCAAAGGTATTGGTAACAAACTCTGATGAGAAGGCTGTCGCCACAAGCTGTGTGTTCTGTGAGAGGGAAGGTCACAGTCTACACAAGTGTTACAAATTCATGGATGAGACGGTCTCTGAACGAGTCAAGTTTGTTCAAGAAAGGAAGTTGTGCTTTGGCTGTCTGAAGTCTGGCCATCGCTCAAAGGAATGTGAAAACAGAATGATCTGCAATACATGTGAAAGGAGACATCCAACTTGCCTCCACGACAATCGCACCAAGgaaggaaggatgttaacaaggCCTAATGAAGCAAGAGACCGTGAGCGGTCAACGGAAGGCAAGATGAACCGATCACAAGATAAGACAACAAGAACCTCACCTGAAGCAACATCCaatagagtcatccagcatgtCAAAGACACCCATACgtccaccatcatcccagtgTGGGTGTCAGCCACAAGTGAGCCTAATCGTGAAGTTCTTGTGTATGCACTTCTGGATACACAGAGTGACACAACCTTTCTCCTagaagacactgcaaaagctctaCACGTGAAGAACGAACCAGTTCAGCTAAAGCTCTCCACAATGGCTTCAAGAAACACAGTTGTGTCCTGTAGGAAACTGACTGGTCTACAAGTAAGAGGATTTTACTCAGACAAGATAATCCAGCTGCCAGTGACCTACACAAGAGAATTCATACCTGCAAACAGAGATCATATTCCCTCACCAGAGACTGCAAAGGCATGGCCTCATCTCGAACACATCGCAGATGACATAGCTCCACATCAAAGCTGCGACGTTGGCTTACTAATTGGCTACAACTGTCCTCAAGCTCTCGTCCCAAGACAAGTGCTACCTGGTGAAGAAAATCAGCCCTTTGCACTGAAAACCGACTTGGGCTGGAGTGTAGTGGGTTATGGCAACCTATGTCTCGATTATGGAGATGCTATTGGAGTGAGTCACCAGGTTATCGTGAAGCAAGTGATATCAGGTATTCAGTCCTCTTCAAACCTCACAAGCGAAGTGCATTATGTCTGTAGAACACAGATCAAGGAAGTAGTCTCACCTGCAGCTGTCATCAAGGTGCTGGAAGCTGACTTTGTGGAAAGAATTTCAGAGGAAGGCAACATCTCTCAAGAAGACCTCCGATTCCTGTCAAGGATGGAAAAAGGCATCAGGCTCAAGGAGGATGGTCACTATGAGATGCCACTGCCGTTTAAGAAAGAAAGACCCAACTTACCAGACAACAAGATATGTGCCATCCATCGTCTCAGGTGCCTAGAAAGGAAGCTGAAAAGAAATGAACAGTATTACAAAGACTACAAGACCTTCATGGACGAGACCATAACCCGTGGAGATGCAGAAAAGGTCTCACAAGAAGACGTCAGTAAAGCTCCAGCATGGTACATTCCCCACCATGGGGTGTATCATCCGCAAAAGCCTGGGAAAATTCGTGTCGTTTTTGACTGTTCCGCGAGGTATCAAGAGACAGCCTTGAATGATCATCTCCTGACAGGTCCAGAGTTGACGAACACCTTGTTGGGAGTCCTTTGTCGTTTTCGTAGAGGTCCAGTGGCGATCATGTGTGACATAGAACGCATGTTTCATCAGTTCCATGTAAAGGCAGAAGATCAGGATTACCTACGTTTCCTATGGTGGGAGAATGGAAATCTTGAAGCACAACCCTCCATCTATCGGATGAAAGTCCACTTGTTTGGTGCAGTTTCCTCTCCTGGCTGTGCCAACTTTGGACTCAAACACCTGGCCGCTGAAGGACGAGGACGCTTCAGTGAAGACACCATCCAATTCATCCAGAAGAATTTCTATGTGGATGATGGCTTGGCAAGTGTAGCATCTGAAAGGCAAGCAATCAAACTAGTGAAAGAAGCGAGAGAGCTATGTAGCACAGGCAAACTTTGGCTACATAAGTTCATCTCTAACAGCAAGGAAGTCCTAGCCACAATCCCTAAAGAGGAATGTGCTGAAGCTGCCAAGGACCTGGACATGGCACTGGGAGAACAACACATGGATAGAGCACTCGGTGTCCAGTGGTCTGTGGCTTCTGACGAATTCCAGTTCAGGGTAATTGTCAAAGAAAATCCATTCACCCAAAGAGGAGTCTTGTCCACGGTTGCCTCAGTGTATGACCCGCTCGGATTTGTGGCACCCTTCATCTTGGTAGGAAAGCAGATCTTGCAGCAGATGTGTCGTGACAAGCTCAGTTGGGATAACACCTTACCAGATGACCTTCTACCCCTGTGGGAATCTTGGCTCCAAGACTTGAAAAACCTGGCTGGTGTGAAGATCTGGAGATGCTACGCTCCACCAAGTTTCAATGTCCAGCACTATGAGCTCCACCATTTCTCCGATGCCAGTGTGACGGGCTATGGAGTTTGCTCATATCGCAGAGCGGTCAGCACATCAGGTGAAGTCCACTGTACCTAA
- the LOC129697814 gene encoding uncharacterized protein LOC129697814, translated as MSIKSHRTKSSQSSARSQGNSKITSRHSSQSSAHRLEAAAEVAANEATLQALLEQEQDIIELERLEAEDAERKRVLEAKRRQIVRLETIGKLKAAKARQQVYKQSECSDDEIDELLYQHVSLKEKKEVNQESNLSKHHPPPQAMTLPKQEDSTAALVRVFAESISASRLPIPEPSTFNGDPLRFNDWKVSFQTLIDKKNLPGEERIYYLRRYVGGAAKKAIESYFLLGTESAYHAAWTILEERYGNPFLIAKAFRDKLDSWPKISSKGSLELQELTDFLRSCEAAMSQIRGLEVSMTATRIRKCLLNFQTG; from the coding sequence ATGAGCATCAAATCTCACCGCACCAAATCCTCTCAGTCCTCTGCTCGTTCTCAGGGCAACTCAAAAATCACATCCAGACATTCAAGCCAGTCTTCTGCACACAGACTAGAAGCCGCTGCTGAAGTCGCAGCCAATGAAGCCACATTACAAGCGCTGCTAGAGCAAGAACAGGATATTATAGAACTTGAAAGACTTGAAGCGGAAGATGCAGAGAGAAAAAGGGTGCTAgaggccaaacgcagacaaataGTGCGATTGGAGACAATAGGGAAGCTAAAGGCTGCCAAGGCACGACAGCAAGTATATAAGCAGAGTGAATGCTCAGACGATGAAATAGACGAGCTGCTCTATCAACACGTCTCTCTGAAGGAGAAGAAGGAAGTCAACCAGGAAAGTAACCTGTCGAAGCATCACCCTCCACCACAAGCTATGACACTTCCAAAACAAGAAGATAGCACAGCAGCTCTTGTGAGAGTGTTTGCAGAGTCCATCAGTGCGAGTCGTCTTCCTATACCGGAACCGTCAACGTTCAACGGCGACCCACTCAGATTCAATGACTGGAAGGTTTCCTTTCAGACATTAATTGACAAGAAAAACCTACCAGGTGAAGAAAGGATATATTATCTGCGAAGGTATGTGGGTGGAGCTGCCAAGAAGGCCATAGAGAGTTACTTTCTGCTAGGCACAGAGTCAGCCTATCATGCAGCGTGGACCATCCTAGAAGAGAGATATGGCAATCCATTCCTCATCGCCAAAGCCTTCAGAGACAAGCTTGATTCATGGCCCAAGATAAGCTCCAAAGGCAGTTTAGAACTtcaagaactcactgacttccttCGCAGCTGTGAGGCCGCCATGTCTCAGATTAGAGGTCTTGAGGTATCAATGACTGCAACGAGAATCAGAAAATGCTTGCTAAACTTCCAGACTGGCTGA